The Leptospira koniambonensis sequence AGCGAATGTTGCTAAATTCCCTAAACTTCAATTATTCGATGTAAGAAGTATTGAAGGTTCTTGGGCGGCAGCTCATAAAAAACATTTCGCTGACGGTGGTCTTTTTGACTCAATCTACGGCGAAGCAAAGAAGTAAGTAGGAACTCCAACTGACATTGATAAAAAGGGAGCCGCCTCAAGGCGGCTCTTGGTTTGACGAAATAGAGCGTTTCTCAAGAATCGACTCAAAGGGTTTCCTGTTTGAAGCTAATTTTTCGTCCTTATTCTAAAACAAGCTTTGGTCTGTCCTTGGGGCTCACTGTCTTCTACCTAAGCCTTCTAGTAATCATTCCATTATCCGCATTATTTTTCAAATCTGCAACCTTAGGTGTTTCTGGACTTTGGGAAGTTCTTTCTGAGGATCGAATTAAACAGGCTCTGTATTTAAGTTTTGGAGCGGGCGGAGTCGCAGCCGTTATCAATCTATTCGTAGGATTTTTATTTGCCTGGGTTTTGGTTCGTTATGATTTCCCTGGTAAAAAAATCTTAGATTCACTCGTGGATCTTCCATTCACTCTTCCTACAGCGGTTGCTGGTATCGCGCTTACCACAATCTATGCACCTAACGGTTTTATAGGAAAATATTTCGAAGCTTATGGGATCAAGATCGCATACACCCCGATCGGGATTGTGATCGCTTTGGTATTCATTGGATTTCCTTTCGTAGTTAGAACTGTTCAACCAATCTTAGAAGATCTTCCTAAAGAACTGGAAGAAAGTGCATATTGTTTAGGAGCGAATAGATTCCAAACATTCGCAAAAGTTATTTTACCAGAGTTGATTCCTTCTCTACTCGCAGGAACCAGTATGGCGTTTGCAAGAGGGATTGGAGAATACGGATCAGTTGTTTTTATTTCAGGAAACCTTCCAGGAAAAACTGAAATTCTTCCGCTACTCATAGTTACCAAATTGGAACAGTAC is a genomic window containing:
- the cysT gene encoding sulfate ABC transporter permease subunit CysT; its protein translation is MKLIFRPYSKTSFGLSLGLTVFYLSLLVIIPLSALFFKSATLGVSGLWEVLSEDRIKQALYLSFGAGGVAAVINLFVGFLFAWVLVRYDFPGKKILDSLVDLPFTLPTAVAGIALTTIYAPNGFIGKYFEAYGIKIAYTPIGIVIALVFIGFPFVVRTVQPILEDLPKELEESAYCLGANRFQTFAKVILPELIPSLLAGTSMAFARGIGEYGSVVFISGNLPGKTEILPLLIVTKLEQYEYAKATGIAVLMLVLSFTIMFGINYLQNRASRRLG